Proteins encoded by one window of Salvia splendens isolate huo1 chromosome 7, SspV2, whole genome shotgun sequence:
- the LOC121810409 gene encoding zinc finger MYM-type protein 1-like — protein MPSRGHDESEESLNQGNFLELLKVIASCSDEISSVVLKNAPDNLKLTLPRIQKDIINAFAVETTKLIVQDMGNDFFSILIDECRDISVKEQMGVVVRYVDKNGCVMERFLSVVHVRDTVATSLEKALDSLLSMYDLSVSSLRGQGYDGASNMRGEFNGLKSLILRRNPSAYYVHCFAHQLQLTIVVVAKKHTSIGSFYNVINRLCNVVGGSCKRRDILREKQRENILEKIASDEITTGTGLNQEMSLKRPGDTRWSSHYGTLINLIHLFSSIADVLEYVGENGDDSYRAEADDVSEIINRFEFIFVLHLMKQILGITHELSQVLQKKDQDIVNAMNLVKVAKARLQIMREEGWEVLLTDVSKFCDKYEIIVLDMDNEFVPRGRVRRTQKMKNLHYFRVEIFCSVIDMQAQELNHHFGETNTDLLLCMACFDPRDSFSAFDLEKLLRLASYYPSEFSGVALDELETQLQSFIFDMWIDENFSQLSGIGGLAQKMVSTRKHEIFPLVYLLVKLSLILPVATASVERAFSAMKFIKSSLRNSMGDQLLQDCLVPYIENDVFVNVTNETIMQRFQKMKNRREML, from the coding sequence ATGCCTTCTCGCGGACATGATGAGTCCGAAGAATCCTTAAATCAAGGTAATTTTCTTGAGCTTTTGAAAGTTATTGCCTCTTGCAGCGATGAGATATCTAGTGTTGTACTAAAAAATGCTCCTGACAATCTCAAACTAACATTACCGAGAATTCAGAAGGACATCATAAATGCATTTGCTGTTGAGACAACAAAACTTATTGTACAAGatatgggaaatgattttttcTCCATATTAATCGATGAGTGTCGAGATATATCAGTCAAAGAGCAAATGGGTGTTGTGGTGCGATATGTGGACAAGAATGGATGCGTTATGGAACGCTTTCTCAGTGTAGTGCATGTCAGAGACACGGTTGCAACCTCACTTGAGAAGGCACTTGATTCTTTGTTATCTATGTATGATTTAAGTGTATCTAGTTTGAGAGGACAAGGATATGATGGTGCAAGCAACATGAGAGGTGAATTCAATGGATTGAAAAGTTTGATACTCAGGAGAAATCCCAGTGCCTATTATGTACATTGTTTTGCTCACCAGCTTCAACTCACAATTGTCGTTGTTGCCAAAAAGCATACAAGTATCGGATCTTTTTATAATGTTATCAACCGTTTGTGTAATGTTGTTGGAGGTTCTTGTAAGCGCAGAGATATACTTAGAGAAAAACAGAGAGAGAATATTCTAGAAAAGATTGCAAGTGatgaaattaccaccgggacagGATTGAATCAAGAGATGTCATTAAAGCGGCCTGGAGATACTCGTTGGAGTTCACATTATGGTACTCTTATCAACTTGATTCATTTGTTTTCTTCTATTGCTGATGTTCTTGAATATGTGGGGGAGAATGGTGATGATTCGTATAGGGCTGAAGCGGATGATGTGTCAGAAATTATTAATCGCTTTgagtttatttttgtgttacaTCTTATGAAGCAAATCTTGGGAATCACACATGAGCTCTCTCAAGTGCTACAAAAAAAGGATCAAGACATTGTTAACGCAATGAATCTTGTCAAAGTAGCAAAAGCACGTTTGCAAATAATGAGGGAAGAAGGTTGGGAAGTTTTGCTTACTGATGTTTCTAAGTTTTGTGACAAATATGAGATAATTGTGCTTGACATGGATAATGAGTTTGTACCTCGAGGAAGAGTACGTAGAACTCAAAAAATGAAGAATCTCCACTATTTTCGAGTTGAGATATTTTGTTCTGTGATTGACATGCAAGCTCAAGAGTTAAATCATCATTTTGGTGAAACTAACACGGACTTACTTTTATGTATGGCATGTTTCGATCCTAGAGATTCATTTTCTGCATTTGATTTGGAGAAGCTGCTTCGCCTTGCTAGTTATTATCCATCAGAATTTTCTGGAGTTGCTTTGGATGAGCTTGAAACTCAACTTCAAAGCTTTATTTTTGATATGTGGATAGATGAAAATTTTTCACAGTTATCTGGAATCGGTGGTCTTGCTCAGAAGATGGTTTCTACAAGAAAGCATGAAATCTTCCCATTGGTTTATTTGTTAGTCAAGTTGTCATTGATCTTGCCGGTTGCTACTGCCTCAGTGGAAAGAGCATTTTCAGCAATGAAATTCATCAAGAGTTCTCTACGTAATAGTATGGGAGACCAACTGTTACAAGATTGCTTAGTTCCTTACATTGAAAATGATGTCTTTGTTAATGTTACTAATGAAACTATCATGCAGCGATTccagaagatgaagaatagaagAGAAATGTTATGA
- the LOC121742287 gene encoding stromal cell-derived factor 2-like protein: MAVSFFGLAIFLLLTLDSDYGSTPVSAASEGVQISYGSAIKLMHEKTKFRLHSHDVPYGSGSGQQSVTGFPNVDDANSYWIVRPVQDSSSKQGDSIKTGSLIRLQHMKTRKWLHSHLHASPISGNMEVSCFGSDTESDTGDHWSVEIEGNGKTWRQDQRVRLRHVDTGGYLHSHNKKYQRIAGGQQEVCGVGEKKPDNIWLAAEGVYLPVTETK; this comes from the exons ATGGCCGTCTCCTTTTTCGGTCTCGCGATATTCCTGCTTCTGACGCTCGACTCCGATTATGGTTCAACACCGGTTTCCGCCGCCTCCGAGGGCGTTCAG ATATCATATGGTTCAGCCATCAAGCTGATGCATGAGAAGACAAAATTCAGACTGCACTCTCATGATGTTCCTTACGGCTCAGGCAGTGGGCAGCAGTCTGTTACTGGTTTTCCTAATGTTGATGATGCCAATAGCTACTGG ATTGTCAGGCCCGTACAAGATTCATCTTCAAAGCAAGGAGACTCAATCAAAACTGGAAGTCTTATTAGGTTGCAACATATGAAAACTAGGAAGTGGCTGCACAGCCACTTGCATGCCTCACCAATATCAGGGAATATGGAG GTCAGTTGCTTTGGCAGCGATACCGAGTCTGACACTGGGGATCACTGGAG TGTTGAAATTGAGGGAAATGGAAAGACATGGAGGCAAGATCAAAGGGTAAGGCTTCGGCATGTAGATACTGGTGGGTACCTTCATAGCCATAACAAGAAATACCAACGCATAGCCGGGGGGCAGCAAGAG GTGTGTGGTGTTGGTGAGAAGAAACCCGATAATATTTGGTTAGCAGCAGAGGGCGTTTATCTTCCGGTTACCGAAACCAAGTGA
- the LOC121742558 gene encoding CBL-interacting serine/threonine-protein kinase 25-like — MEDRNIVFGKYEMGRLLGKGTFAKVYHGRDLKTSESVAIKVISKDQVKKEGLMEQITREISVMRLVRHPNVVEIKEVMATKQKIFFVMEYVQGGELFAKVARGKLKEDVARKYFQQLVSAVDFCHSRGVSHRDLKPENLLLDEDGNLKVSDFGLSALPEHHRNDGLLHTQCGTPAYVAPEVLRKKGYDGAKADIWSCGIILYVLLAGFLPFQDENVMKMYTKIFKAEFSIPPWISHEAKRLISRLLVVNPEKRITIAAIMRVPWFCKGFTRPVAFSVKESDQEPIEEMELKRSKSSPPFYNAFEFISSMSSGFDLSNLFEKGRRSGSLFTSRCSAAVVVAKLEWLAQKLNFGVVLSKDYKVRMMGATEGRKGRLSVTAEIFEVAPEVAVVEFSKSAGDTLEYRKFCEEEVRPALKDIVWTWQGETCACQR; from the coding sequence ATGGAAGACCGGAATATCGTGTTCGGGAAATACGAAATGGGGCGCCTCCTCGGCAAGGGCACGTTTGCGAAGGTGTACCACGGGCGCGACCTCAAGACATCGGAGAGCGTTGCTATCAAAGTGATCAGTaaggatcaggtgaagaaggaAGGGCTAATGGAGCAAATCACGCGCGAGATCTCGGTGATGCGGTTGGTCCGCCACCCGAATGTGGTGGAGATCAAGGAGGTGATGGCCACAAAGCAAAAGATCTTCTTCGTGATGGAATACGTTCAAGGCGGCGAGCTCTTCGCGAAGGTCGCCAGGGGGAAGCTCAAGGAGGATGTTGCCAGGAAGTATTTCCAACAGCTCGTTAGCGCCGTCGATTTCTGCCATAGCCGCGGTGTCTCACACCGCGACCTCAAGCCGGAGAATCTCCTCCTCGACGAGGACGGTAACCTCAAGGTCTCCGACTTCGGCCTCTCCGCCCTGCCGGAGCACCACCGCAACGACGGACTCCTCCACACGCAGTGCGGCACGCCGGCCTACGTGGCGCCGGAGGTGCTGCGGAAGAAGGGATACGACGGCGCTAAGGCGGATATCTGGTCGTGCGGCATCATCCTCTACGTGCTCCTTGCCGGATTCCTGCCGTTCCAGGACGAAAACGTGATGAAGATGTATACGAAGATTTTCAAGGCGGAGTTCTCTATACCGCCGTGGATCTCGCACGAGGCGAAGCGGCTGATCTCGCGTTTGCTGGTGGTAAATCCGGAGAAACGGATCACGATCGCGGCAATCATGAGAGTTCCGTGGTTCTGCAAAGGATTCACGCGGCCGGTGGCCTTCTCGGTGAAGGAATCGGATCAGGAGCCGATCGAGGAGATGGAGCTGAAGCGATCGAAATCGTCGCCGCCGTTCTACAATGCGTTCGAGTTCATATCGTCGATGTCGTCGGGGTTCGATCTGTCGAATCTGTTCGAGAAGGGGAGGAGATCAGGATCGCTCTTCACGTCGCGGTGctcggcggcggtggtggtggcgaAGCTGGAGTGGCTGGCTCAGAAGCTGAATTTCggggtggtgttgagcaaggaCTACAAGGTGCGAATGATGGGCGCCACGGAGGGGAGGAAGGGGCGATTGTCAGTGACGGCAGAGATATTCGAGGTGGCGCcggaggtggcggtggtggagttCTCGAAGTCGGCCGGAGACACGTTGGAGTACCGGAAGTTCTGCGAGGAGGAAGTGAGGCCGGCTTTGAAAGACATAGTGTGGACGTGGCAAGGGGAGACTTGTGCTTGCCAGCGTTAG